The Vicia villosa cultivar HV-30 ecotype Madison, WI linkage group LG1, Vvil1.0, whole genome shotgun sequence genome includes a region encoding these proteins:
- the LOC131609495 gene encoding uncharacterized protein LOC131609495: MRLRTGSTQTDKNEIAQFSDWLLRIGEGRISEPNDGTAEINIPPDILITEFDDPIVAIVNTTYPDFINNFQCVDYLKSRAILASTLEIVDQINDHILYLMPVNNAGEIRDYYSANSVDKSEIHDPAVLDILTPEFLSSLRTSGLPNHHLKLKVGTPIMLMRNIDQAEGLCNGTRLCITKMAAHVLEASIMGGKGLGNLVYIPRMDMSPSQSPWPFKLNRRQFPIIVSYSMTINKSQGQSLDNVGLYLPKDVFTHGQIYVALSRVTTKKGIKILIHDEEKKFREKTTNVVYKEVFNNV; encoded by the exons ATGCGGCTACGAACAGGGTCAACACAGACTGACAAAAATGAGATAGCACAGTTTTCAGATTGGCTTTTAAGAATAGGAGAGGGCCGAATATCTGAGCCTAATGACGGCACCGCCGAAATCAACATACCACCTGATATTCTGATAACAGAATTCGATGATCCAATTGTGGCCATTGTCAATACCACATACCctgatttcataaataatttccaatgtgttgattACCTTAAAAGTCGAGCAATACTTGCCTCTACACTGGAGATTGTTGATCAGATCAATGACCATATACTTTACTTGATGCCAG TCAACAATGCAGGAGAGATTCGTGACtactacagcgcaaattcagttgACAAGTCTGAGATTCATGACCCAGCAGTACTTGATATCCTCACGCCAGAATTTCTAAGTTCCCTCCGAACATCAGGATTGCCAAACCATCACTTAAAACTAAAGGTCGGGACACCTATAATGCTCATGAGAAATATAGATCAAGCTGAAGGTTTGTGTAACGGCACAAGGCTGTGTATAACAAAGATGGCAGCCCATGTACTGGAGGCTTCAATAATGGGTGGTAAAGGTTTGGGAAATTTGGTTTACATACCTCGAATGGATATGTCACCATCCCAATCACCATGGCCATTCAAACTGAATAGGAGACAGTTCCCTATTATAGTTTCCTATTCTATGACAATTAACAAATCACAGGGACAGTCATTGGATAACGTTGGTTTGTACTTACCGAAAGATGTATTCACACATGGCCAGATTTATGTCGCATTGTCAAGAGTAACAACAAAAAAGGGAATCAAAATACTGATacatgatgaagaaaagaaattcaGGGAGAAAACTACAAATGTTGTGTATAAGGAAGTTTTTAACAATGTCTAA